In Candidatus Methylomirabilota bacterium, the following proteins share a genomic window:
- the trxB gene encoding thioredoxin-disulfide reductase, producing MATTRKVVIIGSGPAGYTAAIYAARANLAPVMFTGIQSGGQLMLTTLVENYPGFVEGIDGPPLMETFQKQAERFGTEMIGDDATEVDLSRRPFRVTGGDVTIEAHTVIIATGASAKLMGLPNESTLMGRGVSTCATCDGFFFKNQNIMVVGGGDSAIEEALYLSRLGRKVDVVHRRDALRASKIMQERAFKNPKISFIWDTVVEDVLDPAAGKVTQVRLKNLKTGATWEAQVDGLFVAIGHQPNTALFKGQVELHPNEYIKVTPGTTQTSVPGVFAAGDVQDFTFRQAVTAAGTGCMAALEAERYLEAEGLGGH from the coding sequence GTGGCCACGACACGCAAGGTCGTCATCATCGGATCGGGTCCGGCCGGCTACACCGCGGCCATCTATGCGGCGCGGGCCAACCTCGCCCCCGTCATGTTCACGGGCATCCAGTCCGGCGGCCAGCTCATGCTGACCACGCTGGTGGAGAACTATCCGGGCTTCGTCGAGGGCATCGACGGCCCCCCGCTCATGGAGACGTTCCAGAAGCAGGCCGAGCGCTTCGGGACCGAGATGATCGGTGACGACGCGACCGAGGTGGATCTGAGCCGGCGGCCGTTCCGGGTGACCGGCGGCGACGTCACCATCGAGGCGCACACCGTCATCATCGCCACCGGCGCCTCGGCCAAGCTCATGGGCCTGCCCAACGAGTCGACCCTGATGGGCCGCGGCGTCTCGACCTGCGCCACCTGCGACGGCTTCTTCTTCAAGAACCAGAACATCATGGTGGTCGGGGGCGGCGACTCCGCCATCGAGGAGGCCCTGTATCTCTCCCGGCTCGGCCGCAAGGTCGACGTCGTGCACCGGCGCGATGCGCTCCGCGCGTCCAAGATCATGCAGGAGCGCGCGTTCAAGAACCCGAAGATCTCGTTCATCTGGGACACGGTGGTCGAGGACGTGCTGGACCCGGCCGCGGGCAAGGTCACCCAGGTCCGGCTCAAGAACCTCAAGACCGGCGCGACCTGGGAGGCGCAGGTCGACGGGCTCTTCGTGGCGATCGGGCACCAGCCGAACACCGCGCTGTTCAAGGGGCAGGTGGAGCTGCATCCGAACGAGTACATCAAGGTGACGCCGGGGACCACCCAGACCTCGGTGCCCGGCGTCTTCGCGGCGGGCGACGTGCAGGACTTCACCTTCCGCCAGGCCGTCACCGCGGCGGGCACCGGGTGCATGGCGGCCCTCGAGGCCGAGCGGTACCTGGAGGCGGAGGGGCTGGGCGGGCACTGA